The Vicinamibacteria bacterium genome contains the following window.
GACTGACCCCTTCCCATTCCGCCACCATCGTCCTCCTCGGTGACCGGTTTGACCATTTAAGCTGCAGAAGGTGCTGTGGCAACGAACACGTGTTCGCAGCCTGAGTCAACGAGCACCTGGCTTGAGATGCGCTCCCCTCATGAGACATGGGTTAGTGCGCGGCGACGAGCCGCTTCAGCTCTAACGAGCCAAATCACCCGCAGTCTTCACCCGCCCGAGTCCTCTCTATTTGGAGGGCGGAATCAAGGCGACCCCCTAGGCTCCTCGGCGAATTACGGTCACGATCTGTGGCTGTATGGCTCGGTACCATCCCTTTTGGGGGATGGGGCGATCCTCGACCCCGAACTGGACCGTGTCCCCGTGCTCGTCGAGGAAAGCCCTACAGCTTAGAAGCTTCCGAAGATCGAACATCTCATCGTCCGCCGATAGGAGCTCCCCCGCCAGACACATCGCGACAACGTCATCGGGTTCCCGGCCAAATAACCAGCTCTCGGTTCGATGCACCTCGACCGTGGGTGGAGACGCTGGGTCCAGAAGAGGGGCGATGCCCGCTTGACCGAGCAGTTCCTCACGAAGAGCCCAACGCTCATCGAGCTCGTGGACGCGGCTCTCGTCCCCGATACGAGCGTAGTGAAACCTTCCAGCACGGCCCGTCGTCGACATCAGTTGGTCTGCGATTACGACGAACAAAACACCGCCCGCTCGAAGAGAACCGTATAAGGCTCGAAGCGTATCCACGAGATCGGCCAC
Protein-coding sequences here:
- a CDS encoding class I SAM-dependent methyltransferase, translated to MALEDEFRNYTNKQAYEAVFARRMMLREHPDDTRVLGNSQREDFLPFLHTVLKQLPTAAHILDVGGGAGDIVDLALARVEGATIHVEEPNEALLEKYRQRLLVHPSLKCGSLHPVPVERLPLPLSSGGSEIRCDAVLAIHMLYFVADLVDTLRALYGSLRAGGVLFVVIADQLMSTTGRAGRFHYARIGDESRVHELDERWALREELLGQAGIAPLLDPASPPTVEVHRTESWLFGREPDDVVAMCLAGELLSADDEMFDLRKLLSCRAFLDEHGDTVQFGVEDRPIPQKGWYRAIQPQIVTVIRRGA